The following coding sequences are from one Niveibacterium umoris window:
- the rpsF gene encoding 30S ribosomal protein S6, with translation MRHYEVVFIVHPDQSEQVPAMIERYKALVTQRGGQIHRLEDWGRRQLAYPIQKVHKAHYVLMNIETDQEALNELEHAFKFNDAVLRHLTIKMKKAVTAPSPMMKDEKSKSLTSAPVAEEAKPAEA, from the coding sequence ATGCGACATTATGAAGTTGTGTTCATCGTCCACCCGGACCAGTCCGAACAGGTCCCGGCGATGATCGAGCGCTACAAGGCGCTCGTCACCCAGCGTGGCGGCCAGATCCATCGTCTTGAAGACTGGGGCCGTCGTCAGCTGGCTTACCCGATCCAGAAGGTTCACAAGGCTCACTACGTCCTGATGAACATCGAGACGGATCAGGAAGCGCTCAATGAACTCGAGCACGCGTTCAAGTTCAACGACGCCGTCCTGCGCCACCTCACCATCAAGATGAAGAAGGCCGTGACTGCACCGTCGCCGATGATGAAGGACGAAAAGTCCAAGTCCTTGACCTCGGCGCCTGTGGCCGAAGAGGCCAAGCCGGCCGAAGCCTGA